From one Leptospira stimsonii genomic stretch:
- a CDS encoding heavy-metal-associated domain-containing protein — MLEFQVENLSCGSCANVISRAIKTIDPNVQVSVDVASQIVRVESGRSGKELANLIEECGYPVSKSAVV, encoded by the coding sequence ATGTTGGAATTTCAAGTGGAGAATCTGTCCTGTGGGAGTTGCGCGAACGTGATTTCCAGAGCGATCAAAACGATTGATCCGAACGTTCAGGTAAGCGTGGATGTCGCAAGTCAAATCGTTCGCGTAGAAAGCGGACGCTCGGGAAAAGAACTCGCAAATCTAATCGAAGAATGCGGTTACCCTGTTTCCAAAAGCGCTGTCGTTTAA
- a CDS encoding IspD/TarI family cytidylyltransferase: MKSLFLSEKIYVLILAGGTGTRMGSSIPKQFLELAKEPVFLHSLRRFQDWGKQKKIVLVSHKESIQKTEEICGPFLRDEDRIVEGGETRHASMLRGLSVLEIQSDDIVLVHDAARPFVLAEELDRLCESVRENGIATLASKTSETVLEESNGLTESLLDREHIWFMKTPQGMKGSVLKELLFAPLEYVPTDLCSWALGHGKKSAIVESHPFNLKITQKEDLEFAEFYSSLFQKLVKESEI; the protein is encoded by the coding sequence ATGAAGTCCCTGTTTCTCTCTGAGAAAATTTACGTATTGATTTTAGCCGGAGGAACCGGCACGAGAATGGGTTCGTCGATTCCGAAACAATTTTTAGAATTGGCGAAAGAGCCCGTATTCCTTCATTCCCTCAGACGATTTCAGGATTGGGGAAAACAAAAAAAGATCGTTTTGGTTTCTCATAAAGAATCGATTCAGAAAACCGAAGAGATCTGCGGTCCTTTTTTACGGGATGAGGATCGGATCGTGGAAGGTGGTGAGACAAGACACGCTTCCATGTTGCGGGGGCTTTCCGTATTGGAGATACAAAGCGACGATATTGTATTGGTTCATGACGCCGCGAGACCTTTTGTTTTGGCCGAAGAATTGGACCGTTTGTGCGAAAGCGTAAGGGAGAACGGGATCGCAACTCTCGCTTCCAAAACATCCGAAACCGTATTAGAAGAATCGAATGGACTTACCGAGTCTCTTTTGGACCGAGAGCATATCTGGTTTATGAAAACTCCGCAAGGAATGAAAGGCTCCGTCTTGAAGGAACTCCTTTTCGCTCCGCTTGAATATGTTCCCACCGATCTTTGTTCCTGGGCTTTAGGTCATGGAAAAAAATCTGCGATCGTGGAATCTCATCCTTTCAATCTCAAGATCACACAAAAGGAAGACTTAGAATTCGCGGAATTCTATTCTTCCTTATTTCAAAAGCTCGTCAAAGAATCTGAAATTTGA
- a CDS encoding 2Fe-2S iron-sulfur cluster-binding protein, with the protein MGFKIHFPDLKRNIEVEDQETILDSSLNAGIDLAYSCRFGRCGVCKILLLSGKVEHLSLGKFSLTGEEKEEGFILACRSVPLSDLILPWTKKSPGNKS; encoded by the coding sequence ATGGGTTTTAAGATTCACTTTCCGGATCTGAAGCGGAACATCGAAGTCGAGGATCAGGAGACGATTTTAGATTCTTCCTTGAATGCGGGAATCGATCTCGCTTATTCTTGTAGATTCGGTCGATGCGGGGTTTGCAAAATTCTTCTCTTGAGCGGAAAGGTGGAGCATCTTTCTCTCGGTAAATTTTCTCTGACGGGGGAAGAAAAGGAGGAGGGTTTTATTTTGGCTTGCAGATCCGTTCCTCTGAGCGATCTTATTCTTCCCTGGACTAAAAAAAGTCCAGGAAATAAATCGTAA
- a CDS encoding diaminopimelate decarboxylase: MQSIEKLKFLTESQVRTVAQQFGTPVFVYSRERIEKSCDTALAFPNAFGLTVRYAMKANPNRTILEIMKRKGIQIDASSEYEVQRALLYGFKPQEIMLTSQELAKGLKELVEKGVVFNACSLRQLESFGKLFPGKEVSVRFNPGLGSGQTKKTDVGGKTSSFGVWHEDLNKVKEIAKKYDLKIFKVHTHIGSGSDPAVWKIVAQVSLDIAAQFPECRILNLGGGFKVGRMEDEKTTDFQTIGKPVIELFQEFAKKNGTKLHMEIEPGSFMMVNNGAIVTTIDDIVSTGENGYTFVKVDAGMDVNTRPSLYAARHPLVVVPKEGTHSGKTEDYVFVGHCCESGDLFTQAEGGGPITRTTGEAKLGDYIVMEGAGAYCSSMSTKNYNSFPETAEVLLGLDGSFQLIRKRQNLEQIFQNEVPVSL; the protein is encoded by the coding sequence ATGCAATCAATAGAAAAATTAAAATTTTTGACTGAATCCCAAGTGCGTACAGTCGCACAACAATTTGGAACCCCCGTTTTTGTCTATTCCAGAGAGAGAATCGAAAAAAGTTGCGACACCGCTCTTGCGTTCCCGAACGCGTTCGGGTTGACCGTACGATATGCGATGAAGGCGAATCCGAATCGAACCATTCTCGAGATCATGAAACGAAAAGGAATTCAGATCGACGCGAGTTCGGAATACGAAGTGCAAAGAGCGCTTCTCTACGGATTCAAACCGCAAGAGATCATGTTGACTTCTCAAGAACTCGCGAAGGGACTCAAAGAATTGGTCGAAAAGGGCGTAGTCTTCAACGCGTGTTCCTTGAGACAGTTGGAATCCTTTGGAAAGTTATTTCCGGGAAAAGAAGTGAGTGTTCGGTTCAATCCGGGGCTCGGGTCCGGACAAACAAAGAAGACGGACGTGGGCGGAAAGACTTCTTCCTTCGGAGTTTGGCACGAAGACTTGAACAAAGTGAAAGAAATTGCCAAAAAATACGATCTCAAAATTTTCAAAGTGCACACGCATATCGGATCGGGAAGCGATCCCGCGGTATGGAAAATCGTCGCACAAGTTTCTTTGGATATCGCCGCACAATTTCCGGAATGTAGAATTCTCAACCTCGGCGGAGGATTCAAAGTGGGAAGAATGGAAGACGAAAAGACCACCGACTTCCAGACGATCGGAAAACCGGTGATCGAACTTTTTCAAGAATTCGCGAAGAAGAATGGGACCAAACTCCACATGGAGATCGAGCCCGGTTCCTTTATGATGGTGAATAACGGCGCGATCGTGACCACGATCGACGATATCGTCTCCACGGGAGAAAACGGATATACTTTCGTTAAAGTCGACGCAGGGATGGACGTGAACACAAGACCTTCTTTGTATGCCGCGAGACATCCGTTAGTCGTCGTTCCCAAAGAAGGAACACATTCCGGAAAGACGGAAGATTACGTTTTTGTGGGGCACTGTTGCGAGAGCGGGGATCTTTTTACACAAGCGGAAGGTGGAGGTCCGATCACAAGAACGACCGGCGAAGCAAAGTTAGGCGATTATATCGTGATGGAAGGAGCGGGTGCATATTGTTCCTCAATGTCCACGAAGAATTATAACTCCTTCCCGGAAACCGCCGAAGTGTTGTTAGGACTGGACGGTTCGTTTCAGCTCATAAGAAAACGTCAGAATTTGGAACAGATCTTTCAGAATGAAGTCCCTGTTTCTCTCTGA
- the cueR gene encoding Cu(I)-responsive transcriptional regulator yields the protein MNIGEVSKKSGVTAKQIRHYETIGLIPKARRGESGYRMYSSDDVHILQFVKRARSMGFALKEIKKLVGLWRNQSRASSDVKILALSHLKTLETKIAEMKEMADTLKDLASHCHGDHRPHCPILKSLSNEKV from the coding sequence ATGAATATCGGGGAAGTTTCCAAAAAATCCGGAGTCACCGCAAAACAAATTCGACATTATGAAACGATCGGCCTCATCCCGAAAGCAAGAAGGGGAGAATCGGGTTATAGAATGTATTCTTCGGACGACGTTCACATTCTTCAGTTCGTAAAAAGAGCTCGAAGTATGGGATTTGCATTGAAGGAAATCAAGAAGTTAGTTGGTCTTTGGAGAAATCAGAGCAGGGCGAGTTCCGATGTGAAAATTCTCGCTCTCTCTCACTTAAAAACTCTGGAAACTAAGATAGCGGAGATGAAGGAGATGGCGGATACTCTCAAGGACTTGGCGTCGCATTGTCACGGGGATCATCGTCCTCATTGTCCGATTCTAAAATCCCTTTCGAATGAGAAGGTTTGA